One segment of Plasmodium vinckei vinckei genome assembly, chromosome: PVVCY_04 DNA contains the following:
- a CDS encoding autophagy-related protein 3, putative — protein MSEESNVIYKIGDAYRKIYSYFKPITNSSTFTKHGTLTPAEFVDAGDFLTHKFKTWEWREADDNRVVPYLPEKKQFLISRNVPCKHRIKDLNNIIHNLDLIDNEWIYPNYEEENNNADIYEYIHSPDLATKVQNKEEMIYQIEKDDDDEDVIDINNFDMENDIIKEYDPAAIDPSRMQFETFGSDNIINIRSYDVSITYDKYYETPRIWLFGYNENRHPLKSEEIFEDILSDYSYKTVTYESHPCTGIMTASIHPCKHAEIMLNVINNWIAKGKEPRHDLYLLFLLKFISGVIPTIEYDFTTDIEIPSVVKNSKIEKSIK, from the exons ATGAGTGAGGAGTCAAATGtgatatacaaaatagGGGATGCATAtcgtaaaatatattcgtATTTTAAGCCAATCACAAATTCGTCGACTTTTACTAAGCACG gGACATTAACGCCAGCTGAGTTTGTTGACGCGGGTGACTTTTTAACtcataaatttaaaacatgGGAATG GAGAGAAGCAGATGATAATAGAGTAGTTCCGTATCTCCCGgagaaaaaacaatttcTTATAAGTCGGAATGTTCCATGCAAGCATCGAATTAaagatttaaataatattattcacAATTTG gaCCTGATTGATAATGAATGGATATATCCAAATtatgaagaagaaaataataatgctgATATTTACGAAT ACATACATTCCCCCGATTTAGCAACAAAAGTTCAGAACAAGGAAGAGATG ATTTATCAAATTGAAAAAGATGACGATGATGAGGATGTTATTGACATAAATAACTTTGATATGgaaaatgatattattaaa gAATATGACCCTGCTGCTATTGACCCCTCTAGGATGCAATTCGAAACATTTGGAAGTGaca atattataaatatacgaTCATATGATGTTAGCATAActtatgataaatattatgaaacaCCTCGAATATGGTTATTTGGATATAATGAG AACAGACACCCTTTAAAATCTGAGGAAATCTTTGAAGACATATTATCGGACTATAGTTATAAAACTGTTACG tatgaATCTCATCCTTGTACAGGGATAATGACAGCGTCTATCCACCCTTGCAA gcATGCCGAAATAATGTTAAATGTAATAAACAATTGGATAGCCAAAGGAAAGGAACCAAG gcatgatttatatttgcTTTTTCTTTTGAAATTTATATCGGGAGTGATACCCACGATCGAATACGATTTTACAACGGACATTGAAATTCCAAGCGTGGTAAAAAACAgcaaaatagaaaaaagtataaaataa